A region of Cataglyphis hispanica isolate Lineage 1 chromosome 8, ULB_Chis1_1.0, whole genome shotgun sequence DNA encodes the following proteins:
- the LOC126851519 gene encoding activated Cdc42 kinase-like, which translates to MESPGDTNPLRMLRSGLPIVRPRIRGNKHATLTHPMSSEDASSEHTFHVEMHHSGAKTLPKVRASPPLHTILSLPQSRILERHHSTLEIENNQNQNNVDENPIPLPPRDRSKTLQPKSSLPRHQRKHPLIIPGGGVTRTLAKMAVTTSTLEDQVDGHFTLQNSSIAGTSLQDNYSPEDSINGPEEFEQRIDFELAALDSLPTEESRFRRCSVISEDLLEFSDNLIDCSDVSDLHQNVSETNNDDQSSNSLVDNLRKKISVESKSTNFASKIQENVEADLSRNPTSTNSVGPKDWSKMDSLPAETQLPIIHQHTLLNYTPQTNHAYAEEISSKFETVQCEEPLIYISSNDDFHPTSLSKVYLLSNEKTSSHVSDLSRQSDHVSCEDLLEFACDGPNTRRTRGPHNGEQSDEVRIMMKMLHKQSTPESCIAALNVTEWDVLAAIKLEQLQGLLKKENNFVGLEDCKVMLNQCGGDVVKAAALLRSTEDTAAV; encoded by the exons ATGGAGAGTCCTGGAGATACGAATCCGTTACGCATGTTACGCTCTGGATTACCTATAGTGAGGCCTAGAATTCGAGGAAACAAGCATGCTACTCTAACTCATCCGATGTCGTCGGAGGATGCGTCCAGTGAGCATACCTTCCACGTCGAGATGCATCATAGCGGTGCAAAGACTCTGCCTAAAGTTCGTGCATCTCCTCCGCTTCACACAATCCTGTCTCTGCCACAATCGCGCATTCTCGAGAGACATCACTCCACCTTGGAAATAGAGAACAATCAAAATCAGAATAATGTCGACGAGAATCCGATACCTTTGCCACCTAGAGATCGCTCCAAAACTCTTCAGCCCAAGTCCAGCTTGCCGCGACATCAGAGGAAACATCCTTTGATCATACCTGGAGGCGGTGTCACTAGAACGCTGGCTAAAATGGCAGTGACCACATCGACTTTGGAGGATCAAGTAGATGGGCATTTTACGTTACAAAATTCATCGATTGCTGGGACATCGTTACAAGATAATTATTCCCCAGAAGACTCTATTAATGG CCCAGAAGAGTTCGAGCAACGCATAGATTTTGAGCTAGCCGCATTAGATTCTTTACCCACTGAGGAAAGCCGATTTCGACGATGTAGCGTGATCTCGGAAGATCTGTTGGAATTCTCGGATAATTTAATCGACTGCAGCGATGTATCGGATTTGCATCAAAATGTTTCCGAAACGAACAATGATGATCAATCAAGCAATTCATTGGTTGACAATTTACGCAAGAAAATTAGCGTCGAATCGAAATCCACAAATTTTGCGTCCAAGATACAAGAAAATGTAGAAGCGGATTTAAGTCGAAATCCAACATCAACTAATTCCGTAGGACCGAAAGATTGGAGTAAAATGGATTCCTTGCCAGCTGAAACGCAACTTCCTATAATACATCAACATACTTTACTAAATTATACACCACAAACGAATCACGCGTATGCAGAAGAAATTTCTTCCAAGTTTGAAACTGTTCAATGCGAGGAaccattaatatatattagttcgAACGATGATTTTCATCCGACTTCTCTTTCGAAAGTTTATCTCTTATCCAACGAAAAGACATCGAGTCATGTGAGCGACCTATCACGACAATCGGATCATGTCTCTTGCGAAGATTTGCTAGAGTTCGCCTGCGATGGACCAAACACGCGAAGAACACGTGGACCCCACAATGGAGAGCAGTCTGATGAGGTGCGAATCATGATGAAAATGCTGCACAAGCAGTCAACCCCGGAATCCTGTATTGCCGCATTGAACGTCACCGAGTGGGATGTTTTGGCAGCAATTAAGCTGGAGCAACTTCAAGGgcttctaaaaaaagaaaataatttcgttgGTCTCGAAGACTGCAAAGTGATGCTGAACCAGTGCGGTGGTGACGTCGTTAAAGCGGCCGCGTTATTGCGAAGTACGGAAGACACTGCTGCGGTTTAG